One window from the genome of Candidatus Omnitrophota bacterium encodes:
- a CDS encoding type 1 glutamine amidotransferase, whose amino-acid sequence MKPVLFLKNIAIEGPGTIISYLESKNIPNQILDLSTGDPLPENPNHWGAVVVLGGPMNVDEEERFSYLRQEKQFIRQCLDQKIPFLGLCLGSQLLAAAAGASVCKNEYSEIGWMEVELTQEGKKCELFDGLPSTLAVFQWHGDTFDIPAGSPHLAKSALCRHQAFQVGDKAFGLQFHLEVGIEDIANWGREYLHLMNNAEEIKIVRNLLENPDLAKAEQVQKTALRLCGNFFARVAGYGRS is encoded by the coding sequence ATGAAGCCAGTCCTATTTCTCAAAAATATCGCCATCGAAGGGCCAGGAACGATTATCTCCTACCTAGAATCAAAAAATATTCCTAATCAAATACTCGATTTATCTACAGGCGATCCTCTCCCGGAAAATCCTAATCATTGGGGCGCCGTTGTAGTTCTAGGCGGTCCGATGAACGTGGATGAGGAGGAACGCTTTTCCTATTTAAGACAAGAAAAGCAATTCATCCGGCAATGCCTGGACCAAAAAATTCCTTTTCTGGGATTATGTCTCGGCAGCCAATTGCTGGCCGCCGCCGCCGGGGCGTCCGTGTGCAAAAACGAATATTCGGAAATCGGTTGGATGGAAGTGGAACTGACGCAAGAGGGGAAAAAATGCGAATTATTCGACGGCTTGCCTTCGACGTTGGCGGTTTTTCAGTGGCATGGCGATACGTTCGACATTCCCGCCGGTTCTCCCCATTTGGCGAAATCGGCCTTGTGCCGCCATCAAGCCTTCCAGGTCGGAGATAAAGCATTCGGCTTGCAGTTTCATCTCGAAGTTGGAATTGAAGATATCGCGAATTGGGGACGGGAATATCTACACCTTATGAACAATGCGGAAGAAATAAAAATCGTTCGCAATTTGCTGGAAAATCCGGATTTAGCCAAGGCGGAGCAAGTCCAAAAAACGGCATTGCGGCTTTGCGGGAATTTTTTCGCTCGCGTCGCGGGGTATGGACGCTCATAA
- a CDS encoding glucosamine-6-phosphate deaminase has product MAEIRESFRCGDLNIRLFEEKTAMGQAAAVYAADAIVEAIRVKGKARVTFATGASQFAFLDALTQQDIPWNQVEVFHLDDYVGLPEDHPASFKRYLRERLLDKTKPGKVHFLNGNAPSLTDECERYSALLMEDDIDLACIGIGENGHLAFNDPHAADFSDAAIVKAVSMDEPCRRQQFGEGWFASLDDVPKMGLTQTIPAIMRSLKISCFVPDQRKAEAVKNALQGPISRSCPASILRQHPNAVLWLDSLAASFLDK; this is encoded by the coding sequence ATGGCGGAAATTCGCGAATCCTTTCGTTGCGGCGATCTAAACATAAGGCTGTTCGAAGAGAAAACAGCTATGGGCCAGGCGGCCGCCGTCTACGCCGCCGACGCTATCGTGGAAGCTATCCGCGTCAAAGGAAAAGCGCGAGTCACCTTTGCCACCGGCGCGTCGCAATTCGCTTTTCTAGATGCGTTGACGCAGCAAGATATTCCATGGAATCAGGTGGAGGTCTTTCATCTGGACGATTATGTCGGCCTGCCCGAAGATCACCCCGCCAGTTTTAAACGATATTTGCGTGAGAGGCTGCTCGATAAAACGAAACCGGGCAAAGTTCATTTTTTGAACGGCAATGCGCCCAGTTTAACGGACGAATGCGAACGCTACTCGGCGCTATTAATGGAAGATGATATCGATTTGGCCTGCATCGGCATCGGCGAAAACGGGCACTTAGCGTTCAACGATCCCCACGCCGCCGATTTCTCCGACGCCGCCATTGTCAAAGCTGTATCAATGGACGAACCTTGCCGCCGCCAACAATTCGGGGAAGGATGGTTCGCCTCATTGGACGATGTACCAAAGATGGGTCTCACGCAGACGATTCCCGCTATCATGCGCAGCCTTAAAATCAGTTGCTTCGTCCCTGACCAACGCAAGGCGGAAGCGGTGAAAAACGCGCTGCAAGGACCGATAAGCCGCTCCTGTCCCGCATCAATTCTACGCCAGCATCCGAACGCCGTTCTCTGGCTGGATTCTCTAGCAGCGTCATTTCTGGATAAATAA
- a CDS encoding TIGR00730 family Rossman fold protein: MNKIVHKNKPTKNGEGGNNLAGRQYLIDFMGIDDIWRVFRIMAEFAESFETLGPLPDAVTVFGSARTPEDHPLYAKARELGRRISREGFATVTGGGPGIMEAANRGAYEADGCSVGLNIELPLEQEPNPYITTGLSFRYFFVRKVMLVKYSIAFVIFPGGFGTLDELFESLTLIQTHRVRRFPVILFDTAYWDGLLAWLKNRLLEDGNISPEDLELIQTTDSLDETMEMIKKSELIARSKRV, translated from the coding sequence ATGAATAAAATCGTCCATAAAAACAAGCCTACTAAAAACGGGGAAGGCGGCAACAATCTGGCAGGCAGGCAGTACCTTATCGACTTCATGGGGATCGACGATATCTGGCGCGTGTTCCGCATCATGGCGGAATTCGCGGAATCGTTCGAGACGCTGGGACCGCTGCCGGACGCGGTAACGGTCTTCGGATCGGCGCGCACGCCGGAAGATCATCCCCTCTACGCCAAAGCGCGGGAATTGGGAAGGCGCATCTCGCGGGAAGGTTTCGCGACGGTAACCGGCGGCGGGCCGGGGATTATGGAAGCGGCGAACCGGGGCGCCTACGAAGCGGACGGATGCTCCGTAGGGCTGAATATCGAACTGCCGTTGGAACAGGAGCCGAATCCCTATATTACCACCGGCTTGAGTTTCCGCTATTTCTTTGTCCGTAAGGTGATGCTCGTTAAATATTCCATCGCCTTCGTCATTTTCCCCGGCGGCTTCGGAACGCTGGACGAGTTGTTCGAATCGCTGACGCTGATCCAGACGCACCGGGTGCGGCGGTTTCCCGTGATCCTGTTCGATACCGCCTATTGGGACGGCCTATTGGCGTGGCTGAAGAACCGCCTCCTGGAAGATGGAAATATTTCGCCGGAAGACCTGGAATTGATCCAAACAACCGACTCGCTCGACGAAACGATGGAGATGATCAAAAAATCGGAATTGATCGCGCGCTCCAAAAGAGTATAA
- a CDS encoding N-acetylneuraminate synthase family protein, with translation MDPFAISGKTIGEDQPCFIVAEGGLNHNGDPDLAVRLIEVASAVGADAIKFQTYTPHELFPPDHPEFAKFQKTVFDKKTYLRLQDTAKSKKIILLSTPFDEASADLLDEIGVPAFKIGSGEVTHLNLLRHIAAKGKPIILSTGMSTLNELDAAIAALCETGEAPLCLLHCVSSYPCPLEKANVRAIETLRERYGRLVGYSDHTTSDLAALAAISLKACIIEKHFTLSHHLPGWDHFFSYDPHQFEHFIHSIRQLESALGGKEKKVFDHEEPIRAIARRAIYARVPLKAGQAISRESVIVRRPEGPLSADALDWILGKTLLHDVAEGAPLRREDLRSD, from the coding sequence ATGGATCCTTTCGCAATAAGCGGCAAAACGATTGGGGAAGATCAGCCTTGTTTTATCGTCGCCGAAGGCGGCTTGAATCATAACGGCGATCCCGACCTGGCGGTTCGCTTGATCGAAGTCGCCTCCGCCGTAGGGGCCGACGCCATAAAATTTCAGACCTACACCCCGCATGAGCTCTTTCCCCCCGATCACCCCGAATTCGCCAAATTCCAAAAAACCGTCTTCGATAAAAAAACCTATCTGCGTCTTCAGGATACGGCGAAATCCAAGAAAATCATTCTCCTTTCCACGCCGTTCGACGAAGCCAGCGCCGACCTGCTTGATGAAATCGGCGTCCCCGCCTTCAAAATCGGTTCGGGCGAGGTAACTCATTTGAATCTCTTACGCCATATCGCCGCCAAAGGAAAACCCATTATCCTATCCACTGGCATGTCCACCCTGAATGAACTGGACGCCGCCATCGCGGCTCTATGCGAAACCGGCGAGGCGCCGCTTTGCCTGCTGCATTGCGTTTCCAGTTATCCCTGCCCTTTAGAAAAAGCGAACGTGCGCGCCATCGAAACCCTTCGGGAACGCTATGGCCGGCTTGTGGGCTATTCCGACCATACCACCTCCGATCTAGCCGCACTCGCCGCCATCTCTCTGAAAGCGTGCATTATCGAAAAGCATTTCACTCTTTCCCATCATCTGCCCGGCTGGGATCATTTCTTCTCCTACGATCCCCATCAATTCGAACATTTCATCCACTCGATCCGGCAATTGGAATCCGCGCTCGGAGGGAAGGAAAAGAAAGTCTTCGATCATGAAGAGCCGATCCGCGCCATTGCCCGCCGCGCCATTTACGCCCGCGTCCCTCTCAAGGCGGGACAAGCGATTTCGCGGGAATCCGTCATCGTCCGCCGTCCGGAAGGGCCGCTTTCCGCCGATGCGTTGGATTGGATTCTCGGCAAAACGCTGCTGCATGACGTCGCCGAAGGCGCCCCGCTGCGCCGGGAAGATCTTCGCAGCGATTGA
- a CDS encoding cold shock domain-containing protein produces MARGKVKWFSNKKGYGFIECEEGKDVFVHYQDIQGDGFKTLREEEEVEFEMIEGEKGLKALNVMRV; encoded by the coding sequence TTGGCGCGAGGAAAAGTGAAATGGTTCAGCAACAAGAAGGGTTACGGATTCATAGAGTGCGAGGAGGGAAAGGACGTCTTCGTTCATTATCAGGACATCCAGGGAGACGGCTTCAAAACCCTTCGGGAAGAAGAAGAAGTGGAATTCGAAATGATTGAAGGAGAGAAAGGGCTTAAAGCTCTAAACGTGATGAGAGTATAA
- a CDS encoding HI0074 family nucleotidyltransferase substrate-binding subunit: MNNELRWKLRFRNFEKAFEAFQRRVVEYEKEPDSESHQMALVQGYEIIIELAWKVMKDYLYNEGFDVNTGKQAIRQAFQIELIRDGEVWLQALDNRNLTSHTYDDEILESILAFISVQFYPLVREFYFDLKKER, from the coding sequence ATGAATAACGAGTTGCGATGGAAACTGCGATTTCGTAATTTTGAAAAAGCCTTCGAAGCTTTTCAGAGAAGAGTTGTCGAGTATGAAAAGGAACCGGACAGCGAATCTCATCAAATGGCTTTGGTTCAAGGATATGAAATCATCATTGAACTGGCTTGGAAAGTGATGAAAGACTATTTATATAATGAAGGATTTGATGTCAACACCGGAAAACAGGCCATCCGGCAGGCGTTTCAGATTGAATTAATTCGTGACGGGGAGGTCTGGCTTCAGGCTCTCGATAACAGAAATCTAACCAGCCATACCTACGATGATGAAATATTGGAAAGCATTCTTGCGTTCATATCTGTGCAGTTTTATCCTTTGGTCAGAGAATTCTACTTCGATTTGAAAAAAGAACGATGA
- a CDS encoding nucleotidyltransferase domain-containing protein has product MKYGLSNEQLETIRSFLAKESAIEEAVLFGSRATGIFKEASDIDIAIKGESFDIFMAASLKSKLEEETHIPYFFDIVAYQSIKSEDLKQHIRDNGIVICRKERSEPVGRTGIGGTD; this is encoded by the coding sequence ATGAAATATGGTTTGTCGAACGAACAGTTAGAAACGATTCGATCCTTTCTGGCCAAGGAATCCGCCATCGAGGAAGCCGTACTCTTCGGTTCGCGGGCAACTGGGATCTTCAAGGAAGCCTCCGATATCGATATCGCCATCAAGGGAGAGTCGTTTGACATTTTTATGGCGGCCTCTCTGAAAAGCAAACTGGAAGAAGAAACTCATATTCCTTACTTTTTCGATATTGTTGCCTATCAAAGCATCAAATCGGAAGATTTAAAACAACACATTCGAGATAATGGCATTGTTATTTGCCGCAAAGAAAGGAGTGAGCCTGTAGGAAGAACTGGCATCGGTGGAACCGATTAG
- a CDS encoding type II toxin-antitoxin system HicB family antitoxin, translating to MKLKIVLEPSDEGGYTVYVPSLPGCISEGETEEEALRNIREAIELYLEPVDDDWIGERESMVRELVV from the coding sequence ATGAAACTTAAAATTGTTTTAGAACCTAGCGATGAGGGAGGGTATACGGTTTACGTTCCTTCTTTGCCTGGATGCATCAGCGAAGGAGAAACGGAAGAAGAAGCGCTGCGCAATATTCGCGAAGCGATCGAACTTTATCTTGAACCGGTCGATGACGACTGGATCGGAGAAAGAGAAAGTATGGTGCGCGAGTTAGTAGTATGA
- a CDS encoding type II toxin-antitoxin system HicA family toxin produces the protein MTKIPSLSFIQIIRILQKAGWIVVRQKGSHIRLQKRFDSETIKITVPAHNPVKRSTLSQILKQARLDLDFFLQLQ, from the coding sequence ATGACGAAGATTCCAAGCCTATCCTTTATCCAGATCATTCGAATTTTGCAAAAAGCAGGTTGGATTGTCGTTCGCCAAAAGGGCAGTCATATACGATTGCAAAAACGATTCGATTCAGAAACGATTAAAATTACAGTTCCTGCCCATAATCCGGTTAAGCGTTCGACGCTTTCTCAAATTTTGAAGCAAGCTCGGCTTGATCTCGATTTTTTTCTTCAATTGCAATAG
- a CDS encoding flavodoxin-dependent (E)-4-hydroxy-3-methylbut-2-enyl-diphosphate synthase, translated as MSTYSIDFKIAASKDSVSRLEQSLSPTICDGYESPSYENSPMASELRLSSMKDILPLLDKTDDIIAERIVLDLRGFAGDFPRLVIFLAPLFYRWKGRELIAIADDGGATDWMPPALADLLRSLELRSKGVRIVSCPTCARCRTNFPAMVRSLEDRLGRINKPLDVAIMGCEVNGPGEAKAADVGIAFGDQKGMLFKNGEKVRVVEIEEAAEALMQAIEEM; from the coding sequence ATGTCAACTTATTCTATAGACTTTAAAATCGCCGCCAGTAAGGATTCCGTTTCTCGATTGGAACAATCCCTTTCGCCAACGATCTGCGACGGCTATGAATCGCCCTCATATGAAAATTCGCCAATGGCGAGCGAACTGCGCCTTTCTTCCATGAAGGATATTCTCCCCCTTTTAGACAAAACGGACGACATAATCGCCGAGAGGATCGTTCTGGATTTGCGCGGATTCGCCGGAGATTTTCCCCGCTTAGTGATCTTTCTCGCTCCTCTGTTCTACAGATGGAAAGGCCGCGAACTTATCGCCATCGCCGACGACGGCGGCGCAACGGATTGGATGCCCCCCGCGTTGGCGGACCTGTTGCGTTCTCTGGAACTGCGATCCAAAGGAGTGCGCATCGTCTCTTGTCCCACCTGCGCCCGCTGCCGCACCAATTTCCCGGCTATGGTGCGATCGTTGGAAGACCGGCTGGGGCGCATTAACAAGCCGCTGGACGTAGCCATTATGGGTTGCGAAGTAAACGGCCCCGGCGAAGCCAAGGCGGCGGATGTGGGCATCGCTTTCGGCGATCAAAAGGGAATGCTCTTCAAGAATGGCGAGAAAGTGCGCGTCGTCGAAATCGAAGAAGCGGCTGAAGCGCTGATGCAGGCCATCGAGGAAATGTAG
- a CDS encoding radical SAM protein: MKKILVFNPPTDLYRRDNRCQNRVEDQTVNVVFPPMELLYCAAVLERGGHEVHVRDYPAVKADWKTFEEDLASLHPDITLFTCTIATLEDDLAAAETIKRLLPNALTAAKGEPLHYMDEEILQSTPSLDLILRGEAEAYIADLADGKPWDNLPGVSFRRGANIVRTVEGETHLELDALPFPARHLIDNALYRSPETRHPLTTIVASAGCPHQCIFCSVPALTGTNVRFRSPESIVMELEECVQRYGIREFLFHADTFTLRKDWVIALCRRIVEKKLDIRWGCNSRVDTIDEERLRWMKQAGCWVVGFGVESGNDEHLKWMKKRATAAQAREAIRLCRQTGVRSHAFFVFGFPWETEQSIRELIAFAEELDPDFFDFNVAFPIPGTELERLEAQKGLVVRERRRSGGYAVGAVATETLSTEELEKWRRRALWKMYLRPHYILRTLWSAGSPKTAYHYLCAAFNRIRNLLAFSRKRRTESIHQAGAAQ; the protein is encoded by the coding sequence ATGAAGAAAATCTTGGTTTTCAATCCTCCCACAGATCTGTACCGGAGGGATAACCGATGCCAAAACCGGGTGGAAGATCAGACGGTCAACGTCGTCTTCCCCCCTATGGAGCTTCTCTATTGCGCCGCCGTCCTCGAACGGGGGGGACATGAGGTTCATGTCCGCGACTATCCCGCAGTAAAGGCGGATTGGAAAACCTTCGAAGAAGATTTAGCTTCTCTGCATCCCGATATTACTCTATTTACCTGCACCATAGCCACACTGGAAGACGATCTGGCCGCGGCGGAAACGATCAAGCGGCTCCTGCCCAACGCCCTGACGGCGGCAAAGGGGGAGCCGCTTCATTATATGGATGAAGAGATACTCCAATCCACGCCCAGTTTGGATTTGATCCTGCGCGGCGAGGCGGAAGCCTATATCGCCGATCTCGCGGACGGCAAGCCTTGGGACAATCTTCCTGGCGTTTCTTTCCGCCGCGGCGCAAACATCGTTCGGACGGTTGAAGGCGAAACGCATCTCGAACTCGACGCCCTTCCCTTTCCCGCTCGCCATCTGATCGACAATGCCCTCTACCGCAGTCCGGAAACGCGCCATCCATTGACGACGATCGTCGCCTCGGCGGGATGCCCTCACCAGTGCATTTTCTGCTCCGTTCCCGCACTGACGGGGACGAACGTCCGTTTTCGCTCGCCGGAAAGCATCGTCATGGAACTGGAAGAATGCGTCCAACGCTATGGCATCCGCGAGTTTCTGTTTCACGCCGACACCTTCACCCTGCGCAAGGATTGGGTGATTGCGCTCTGCCGCCGGATCGTCGAAAAAAAACTGGACATCCGCTGGGGCTGCAACAGCCGAGTGGACACCATCGACGAAGAACGCCTGCGCTGGATGAAGCAGGCGGGCTGCTGGGTTGTTGGCTTCGGCGTGGAGAGCGGCAACGACGAACATTTGAAATGGATGAAAAAGCGGGCGACGGCCGCCCAGGCGCGGGAAGCGATCCGGCTTTGCCGCCAAACGGGCGTCCGCTCGCATGCTTTTTTTGTTTTTGGATTCCCCTGGGAAACGGAGCAGTCGATCCGCGAATTGATCGCCTTCGCTGAGGAGTTGGACCCCGACTTTTTCGATTTCAACGTCGCATTTCCCATTCCCGGAACCGAACTGGAGCGCTTGGAAGCGCAAAAAGGCTTAGTTGTCCGGGAACGGCGGCGTTCGGGCGGCTACGCCGTTGGCGCCGTTGCCACAGAAACGCTCTCCACCGAGGAACTGGAGAAATGGCGCCGCCGCGCGCTTTGGAAAATGTACTTGCGCCCACATTACATTCTGCGTACGCTATGGTCCGCCGGTTCGCCCAAAACGGCGTACCACTATCTTTGCGCCGCATTTAACCGTATACGAAATTTACTAGCCTTTTCCCGTAAGCGCCGAACGGAATCCATTCATCAGGCGGGCGCTGCGCAATAA
- a CDS encoding tetratricopeptide repeat protein produces MNSIKTIFWSLGVAICLLFLNQCGGNSPDSLFNSGLRAIQDEDPIGASLNFDKFISQYPEDERIQDAYFLLVRCYYQMNDFAGARKVLEEMKEKFNTPNIRFLCDFEIGRTFFNQGDFDRAATQFSSITDATSNPKIRVDAYSYLASVYAKQIQPASPEAPANPILAASAEVAFNTIFQIAEKDVTDATESMNYKLRALNGEADVYKLMNEFDKARNVYSQAFGIVKEGTGIVGIEAERQNEILQWAHTWAEAGDFISSATIYDHLLGNPYVLPALRPELIYYKIQSLHRLFDEDRELSPEETKVLVSENLRLVNNEDYSKTDRGLAARVEIASLVKDSTPEMSNKYLDEAVEMFRKIVEEPPSPKRMIEAKFQIAGAYIEVRQFDKARLEINNIKQEHKDNPVAVENADSMLYYIRQQEAKIAKETQAAKTEAAPSGEAPSATSP; encoded by the coding sequence ATGAATTCTATAAAAACGATATTTTGGTCTTTAGGCGTTGCTATTTGCCTTCTATTCTTAAACCAATGCGGCGGAAACTCCCCCGACTCTCTTTTCAACAGCGGATTGCGCGCGATCCAGGATGAGGATCCCATCGGCGCGTCTCTCAATTTCGACAAATTCATCAGCCAATATCCCGAAGACGAGCGCATTCAGGACGCCTATTTCCTGCTGGTGCGATGCTACTACCAAATGAACGATTTCGCCGGCGCCCGCAAGGTTTTGGAAGAGATGAAAGAGAAATTCAATACGCCGAACATTCGTTTTTTGTGCGATTTTGAAATCGGACGCACCTTCTTCAATCAAGGAGATTTCGATCGCGCCGCCACCCAATTTTCCAGCATCACCGACGCCACTTCGAATCCTAAAATCCGCGTCGACGCTTACAGCTATCTCGCATCCGTCTACGCCAAGCAAATTCAACCGGCCTCGCCGGAAGCGCCAGCCAATCCCATCCTCGCGGCTTCCGCGGAAGTGGCGTTCAATACCATCTTTCAAATCGCCGAGAAAGATGTAACTGACGCCACGGAATCCATGAATTACAAACTGCGCGCCCTCAACGGCGAGGCGGACGTTTATAAATTGATGAACGAATTCGACAAGGCCCGCAACGTTTATTCCCAGGCGTTCGGCATCGTCAAGGAAGGCACAGGCATCGTCGGCATCGAAGCGGAACGCCAAAACGAAATCTTGCAATGGGCGCATACCTGGGCGGAGGCGGGCGATTTCATTTCCAGCGCCACCATTTACGATCATCTTCTCGGCAATCCCTACGTTCTGCCCGCGTTGCGGCCGGAATTGATTTATTACAAAATCCAAAGCCTACACCGCCTGTTCGATGAAGACCGGGAATTGTCTCCCGAAGAGACGAAAGTGCTCGTTTCGGAAAATCTGCGGCTGGTAAATAACGAGGATTATTCCAAGACCGACCGGGGCCTCGCCGCGAGAGTGGAAATCGCCTCCCTGGTGAAAGACTCCACGCCGGAGATGTCGAATAAATACCTGGACGAAGCGGTGGAAATGTTCCGAAAGATCGTCGAGGAGCCGCCCTCTCCCAAAAGGATGATCGAAGCCAAGTTTCAAATCGCCGGCGCCTACATCGAAGTACGGCAATTCGACAAGGCCAGGCTGGAAATCAATAACATTAAACAGGAACACAAGGATAATCCCGTCGCAGTGGAAAATGCGGACTCGATGCTATACTACATAAGGCAGCAGGAAGCGAAGATAGCGAAAGAAACGCAAGCCGCCAAAACCGAAGCGGCGCCTTCCGGAGAAGCGCCAAGCGCAACGAGTCCATGA